A single genomic interval of Lathyrus oleraceus cultivar Zhongwan6 chromosome 7, CAAS_Psat_ZW6_1.0, whole genome shotgun sequence harbors:
- the LOC127106096 gene encoding RING-H2 finger protein ATL78, giving the protein MYASTSFTSQHVHELLVESHSRRLLFHNPIDHQSLKINSHFFINNDNSTDQTLGGREFDSNVVMIIAVLLCVFICLLALNSIIRCACALRISNVAINSNESSSSSSSSSSPQLANKGIKKKALKKFPKVTYSTELKLKLPGLDTECVICLSEFRNGEKVRVLPKCNHGFHVCCIDKWLKEHSSCPKCRQCLLETCQKIGRSQVQPIVLPVLETIIQIQLLEPEALECNSREI; this is encoded by the coding sequence ATGTATGCTTCTACTTCTTTTACTTCACAACATGTCCATGAGCTTCTTGTAGAATCTCACTCAAGAAGGTTACTCTTCCACAATCCTATTGATCACCaatcacttaaaatcaactcTCATTTCTTCATAAACAACGACAATTCAACGGACCAAACTTTAGGAGGTCGTGAATTTGATTCAAATGTTGTGATGATAATTGCAGTTCTCTTATGTGTGTtcatttgcttacttgcattAAACTCTATCATAAGGTGTGCGTGCGCCTTAAGGATTTCGAACGTAGCCATCAACAGCAACGAGTCTTCTTCGAGTTCGAGTAGCAGCTCTTCACCTCAATTGGCCAACAAAGGAATCAAGAAGAAAGCTCTTAAGAAATTCCCGAAAGTGACTTATTCAACTGAGTTGAAATTGAAACTACCAGGTTTGGATACGGAGTGTGTGATATGTCTCTCGGAGTTTAGAAATGGTGAAAAAGTGCGCGTTTTGCCTAAATGCAACCATGGTTTTCATGTATGTTGTATTGACAAATGGCTAAAGGAACACTCATCATGTCCCAAGTGTAGACAGTGTCTTCTTGAAACTTGTCAAAAGATTGGTCGGTCGCAGGTGCAGCCAATTGTGTTGCCAGTGCTAGAAACCATTATACAGATCCAACTACTAGAACCTGAAGCTTTGGAGTGTAACTCTAGAGAAATATGA
- the LOC127106097 gene encoding RING-H2 finger protein ATL78-like codes for MYASTSFTLPLLHELLVESHTRRLLFQSPIDHQSLKINSYVFTNNHNSTNSYFGAHGFDSNVVKIMAVLLCALICSLVLNSIIRCALRFSNAAITNNESSSSLSSDLSPQLANKGITKKTLEKYPTMTYSAELKLSDLDTECAICLSEFTNGEKVRILPKCNHGFHVLCIDKWLKEHSSCPKCRQCLLETCRKIGGSQVQPIVLPVLETIIRI; via the coding sequence ATGTATGCTTCTACTTCTTTTACTTTACCACTCCTCCATGAACTACTTGTTGAATCTCACACAAGAAGGTTACTCTTCCAAAGTCCAATTGATCATCaatcacttaaaatcaactcTTATGTTTTCACAAACAACCACAATTCAACAAACTCGTATTTTGGTGCTCATGGATTTGATTCAAATGTTGTGAAAATAATGGCGGTCCTATTATGTGCTCTTATTTGTTCACTTGTATTAAACTCCATCATAAGGTGTGCCTTGAGATTTTCAAACGCGGCGATCACCAACAACGAGTCTTCTTCGAGTTTGAGCAGCGATCTTTCACCTCAATTAGCTAACAAAGGAATCACGAAGAAAACTCTCGAGAAATATCCAACAATGACTTATTCGGCTGAGTTGAAACTATCAGATTTGGATACAGAGTGTGCGATATGTCTTTCAGAGTTTACAAATGGTGAAAAAGTGCGCATTTTGCCTAAATGCAACCATGGTTTTCATGTTCTTTGCATTGACAAATGGTTAAAGGAACACTCATCATGTCCCAAGTGTAGACAATGTCTTCTTGAAACATGTCGAAAGATTGGTGGGTCACAAGTGCAACCAATTGTGTTGCCGGTGCTAGAAACCATTATAAGGATCTAA